The nucleotide sequence AAGCCGCTTTGCCGCTTTAAGCCGGGCAGCCTGATCCTTTCCGCCGGCAGCCGCGGCTGTAATTTTTCCTGCCGCTTCTGCCAGAATTGGCGAATATCCCAGGCGGAGCCCGCAGTAAAGTTTTTCCGCCCGGAGCAATTGGTTGATCTGGCGCTTGCGAAAGTAAAAGAAGGCAATATAGGCTTGGCCTATACTTATTCCGAGCCGGCCGTTTGGTATGAATTTGTAAGGGACTGCGCGCTTTTGGCCAAAGAGGCGGGACTTGACAATGTATTCGTAAGCAATGGCTACCTAAATCCTGGCCCGCTGAGAGAGATCGCGCCGCTTCTCGCCGCCGCCAACATCGACCTGAAATCCTGCGCGGACGATTTTTATCGCCGGATGTGCGGCGGCCGCCTCGCGCCCGTGCGGGAAAGCATAAAAATATTGGCCGGCTTCTGCCATGTGGAGGTAACTACCCTTGTCATACCGGGCTGTAACGACAGCGAGGACGAGATCGCCCGCATTGCCGCCTGGCTTGCCGAAATCAGCCCGTCCATCCCTCTCCACGTAACCCGGTATTATCCCAATTACCGTTTTTCTGCGCCGCCCGCGCCCAAAGAAAAGATCTTGCGCCTTAAAGAAGTGGCCGAAGAGTTCCTGTCCTATGTCTGCGCCGGCAATATATGATTTTTATGCGAAGGCGCGTTAAACGGCGCGGCCGCCCTGTTCCGGGCGGCCGCGCCGCTATTTTTTGCCGGTTGCCGGCATTTGCGCCGCCCCCGCTGTCGCATGGATTTACCGCTTGCCGAGGACGCGTCCCCTGTCAGCGCTTTTTGGGCGGAGAGATCATCCTCATGCCGGCGTAAATTATAAATATGCCAAAAATTTTTTTAAGCACCAAAGGCGATATGAAGTGCGCAAAGTTCGCGCTCAGCAGCGCGCCGGCGACCGAACCCGCCGCGAGATGCCGCACGGCGCGAAAATCCACCAAGTTGCTCTTTCTAAGCGCTATCAGCCCCGAGATCGAGGTGGGAATGATTACGAGCAGCGATATTCCCTGCGCCAGATGCTGCGGCGTGCCCAAAATGAGGGCCAGCATGGGGACAAGCACAACGCCGCCGCCAATGCCCAAAACGCCGCTTAACAGCCCCATGACAAGTCCGATCAAAAGTTCCGTCATGACAATAGCATCCTAACGCCCGTCAAGCAAAGCAGCAGGCCGAACAATCGTTTTAAAACGGCGGCGGGGATTTTCTGCATCGCGCGCGCGCCGATGGTCGCCCCAACGATGCCGCCGATCGCCAGCTTGGCGCCCAGCACGATGTCCATGTCGCCGTGAAATCCATAAATAGCCGCCCCGACTATGGCGGTTGGCAGCACCACCGCCAACGAAACGGCATGCGCCTTGTGCTGGACAAGGCCAAAGTAGACCGTGAGGAGCGGTATCAAAAATATGCCGCCGCCAACGCCCAAAAGTCCGCTCAATATACCGATGATAAACCCGGCGAAAAGATATTTCCACGTCAACCCGTCAGCCGCTGAACCCATGTTCCGCCTCTCTGCCGGCGGCAACCCGCCAGTTCGTTTATATTTTTCTTGTCAAATTGCGCCCGCAGCCAAAACAAGCGCGGCTTTACCCGCCTTGCCCCACACTCCGAAAAACAGATTTGTTTTCGCGCCTTTGGCGGCAGGCATCGGCGCTCGTCTGCGCCCGGAAAGCAATTTCCCGGGCAATAAGCCGCCCGCCTGCGTTTATATCCCCAAATAGGCCTTTTTCACCAGTTCGCTGCCAAGCAGTTCCTTGCCGGATCCTTCGATCACAACCTGCCCTGTTTGCAATACATAGGCGCGATCCGCCAGATCAAGCGCTTCATACACGTTTTGCTCCACTAAGAGGATGGTTTTGCCCAGTTCCCGGATCGTCCTGATGAACTGGAATATCTGCGTGACAAGCATGGGCGCGAGGCCGAGCGAAGGCTCGTCGAGCAGGATAAGTTTAGGGTCCGACATCAGGCCGCGCGCTATGGCCAGCATCTGCTGCTCGCCGCCGGAGAGCGTGCCGGCTTTTTGCGCGAACCGTTCTTTCAGGATGGG is from Acidaminococcales bacterium and encodes:
- a CDS encoding sulfite exporter TauE/SafE family protein encodes the protein MTELLIGLVMGLLSGVLGIGGGVVLVPMLALILGTPQHLAQGISLLVIIPTSISGLIALRKSNLVDFRAVRHLAAGSVAGALLSANFAHFISPLVLKKIFGIFIIYAGMRMISPPKKR
- the amrS gene encoding AmmeMemoRadiSam system radical SAM enzyme; amino-acid sequence: MFIVLRSGVMHENAVQASFWQGSASGAARCGLCPHACVLPEGGVGLCRARRNVSGVLYAESYGEVSALALDPIEKKPLCRFKPGSLILSAGSRGCNFSCRFCQNWRISQAEPAVKFFRPEQLVDLALAKVKEGNIGLAYTYSEPAVWYEFVRDCALLAKEAGLDNVFVSNGYLNPGPLREIAPLLAAANIDLKSCADDFYRRMCGGRLAPVRESIKILAGFCHVEVTTLVIPGCNDSEDEIARIAAWLAEISPSIPLHVTRYYPNYRFSAPPAPKEKILRLKEVAEEFLSYVCAGNI
- a CDS encoding sulfite exporter TauE/SafE family protein, which translates into the protein MGSAADGLTWKYLFAGFIIGILSGLLGVGGGIFLIPLLTVYFGLVQHKAHAVSLAVVLPTAIVGAAIYGFHGDMDIVLGAKLAIGGIVGATIGARAMQKIPAAVLKRLFGLLLCLTGVRMLLS